From Triticum aestivum cultivar Chinese Spring chromosome 4A, IWGSC CS RefSeq v2.1, whole genome shotgun sequence, a single genomic window includes:
- the LOC123081640 gene encoding gibberellin 2-beta-dioxygenase 6, translating to MLAFAEGTSCTTTDPPLADSYRALLCRGELEGVGAASAHAVESLAMLERDLPIIDLERLASRDSRESKACADAMARAASEWGFFQVVNHGVGRDLLEEMRREQAKLFRLPFRTKDKAGLLNGSYRWGNPTATSLGQLSWSESFHVPLPSISREDCDYGKLNSLRGVMQVVADAMSRVAYTVAGTLAENLGHEAGGGEPVFPAGCDGTTCFLRLNRYPACPFAADFFGMVPHTDSDFLTILCQDQVGGLQLIKDSHWVAVKPRADALIVNVGDLFQAWSNNRYKSVEHKVVANSKAERFSIAYFMCPLSDSPVGTYGEPSPYKPFTFEEYRRSVRDDVERTGKKIGLPNFLKRSTVHGLDDDIMDLSS from the exons ATGCTGGCCTTCGCCGAGGGCACGAGCTGCACGACCACCGATCCGCCTCTGGCGGACAGCTACCGCGCGCTGCTCTGCAGAGGCGAGCTCGAGGGCGTCGGCGCTGCGTCGGCGCATGCGGTGGAGAGCCTGGCCATGCTGGAGCGTGATCTGCCGATCATCGACTTGGAGCGCCTGGCGAGCCGCGACTCGAGGGAGAGCAAGGCGTGCGCGGACGCCATGGCGAGAGCGGCGTCAGAGTGGGGCTTCTTCCAGGTGGTCAACCACGGCGTGGGGCGGGACCTCCTGGAGGAGatgaggcgggagcaggcgaagcTATTCCGCCTGCCGTTCCGTACCAAAGACAAAGCCGGGCTCCTCAATGGCTCGTACCGGTGGGGCAACCCGACGGCCACGTCGCTCGGGCAGCTCTCGTGGTCGGAGTCCTTCCACGTTCCGCTCCCCAGCATCTCCCGGGAAGACTGCGACTACGGAAAGCTCAACTCCTTGAG GGGAGTGATGCAGGTGGTGGCGGACGCGATGTCGCGAGTGGCGTACACGGTGGCCGGGACTCTTGCGGAGAACCtcgggcacgaggcagggggcggcgaGCCGGTGTTCCCGGCAGGGTGCGACGGGACGACGTGCTTCCTGCGGCTGAACAGGTACCCGGCGTGCCCGTTCGCGGCGGACTTCTTCGGCATGGTGCCGCACACGGACAGCGACTTCCTCACCATCCTCTGCCAGGACCAGGTCGGGGGCCTACAGCTCATCAAGGACTCCCACTGGGTCGCCGTGAAGCCCCGCGCCGACGCGCTCATTGTCAACGTCGGCGATCTGTTTCAGGCGTGGAGCAACAACAGGTACAAGAGCGTGGAGCACAAGGTGGTGGCCAACTCCAAGGCGGAGCGCTTCTCCATCGCCTACTTCATGTGCCCGTTGTCGGACTCGCCAGTCGGCACATACGGGGAGCCCTCGCCGTACAAGCCGTTTACCTTCGAGGAGTATAGGAGGAGTGTGCGGGATGATGTCGAGAGAACCGGGAAAAAGATTGGACTCCCCAACTTTCTCAAACGTTCAACCGTTCACGGCCTCGATGACGACATCATGGACCTCTCTTCTTAA